From a region of the Armatimonadota bacterium genome:
- a CDS encoding adenylosuccinate lyase, with product MIDRYTTPSMSEIWSRKAKYARWMEVEIAICEAHAEDGTIPEEDLRQIKESAAFDLKRCDEIEKETRHDLAAFVRNLDESIGPAGRWIHFGVTSYDVIDTALGMMLRDSCDVLIKSGKDLGAEIKRLEKEHANTPMIGRTHGIHAEPITFGFKCASWREELQRNVQRLEDVREQVAFGKVSGAVGIHAHVSPEMEKRVCESLGLKPEPVSTQIINRDRHALFLNTLALLGAGLERIATELRNLQRTEILEVQESFASGQTGSSAMPHKRNPWSSETVVGLSRLLRSNAHAMLEGVATWHERDLTNSSLERVVLPDSCHLAHFMLVRVQSILSGLIVKPENMELNMRKMGDLIYSEHLMTALIRSGLGRKQAYRIAQRNAEKAWDGQDFRASVATDPEVSANLDEEQLEAVFSLEHHLRNAPR from the coding sequence ATGATCGACCGCTACACGACGCCCTCGATGTCCGAAATCTGGAGCCGCAAGGCGAAGTACGCACGCTGGATGGAGGTCGAAATCGCGATCTGCGAGGCGCACGCCGAAGATGGCACGATCCCCGAAGAGGACCTGCGGCAGATCAAGGAGAGCGCGGCGTTCGACCTGAAAAGGTGCGACGAAATCGAGAAGGAGACGCGGCACGACCTCGCTGCGTTCGTTCGCAATCTCGACGAGAGCATCGGCCCCGCCGGTCGGTGGATTCACTTTGGCGTCACGAGCTACGACGTGATCGACACCGCGCTCGGCATGATGCTTCGCGACTCGTGCGACGTGCTCATCAAATCGGGCAAGGATCTCGGCGCAGAGATAAAGCGACTAGAGAAGGAGCATGCCAACACTCCGATGATCGGTCGCACACACGGCATCCACGCCGAGCCGATCACGTTCGGCTTCAAGTGTGCGTCGTGGAGGGAGGAGCTTCAGCGCAACGTGCAAAGGCTCGAAGACGTCCGGGAGCAGGTCGCTTTTGGAAAGGTCAGCGGCGCGGTCGGTATCCACGCGCACGTGTCGCCAGAGATGGAAAAGCGCGTATGCGAATCGCTGGGATTGAAACCGGAGCCGGTCAGCACGCAGATCATCAACCGCGACCGGCACGCGCTGTTCTTGAACACTCTTGCGCTGCTCGGCGCAGGGCTGGAGCGCATCGCGACGGAGCTGAGGAACTTACAGCGAACGGAAATTCTCGAGGTGCAGGAGTCGTTCGCAAGCGGGCAGACCGGCAGCAGCGCAATGCCGCACAAGCGCAACCCGTGGAGCAGCGAGACGGTCGTCGGGCTGTCGCGGCTGCTGCGCTCGAACGCGCACGCGATGCTCGAGGGCGTCGCCACTTGGCACGAGCGCGATCTCACCAACAGCAGCCTCGAGCGGGTCGTGTTGCCGGATTCGTGCCACCTCGCACACTTCATGCTGGTGCGGGTGCAGAGCATCCTGTCCGGGCTGATCGTGAAGCCGGAGAACATGGAGCTGAACATGCGTAAGATGGGCGACCTCATTTACAGCGAGCACCTGATGACTGCGCTCATTCGGAGCGGCCTGGGGCGAAAACAGGCTTACAGAATCGCCCAGCGGAACGCCGAAAAGGCGTGGGACGGCCAGGACTTCAGGGCGAGCGTCGCTACGGATCCTGAGGTTAGCGCGAACCTGGACGAGGAGCAGCTAGAGGCGGTCTTCAGTCTGGAACACCATCTTAGAAACGCGCCACGATAG
- a CDS encoding redoxin family protein yields MVVVALLASIAVGQAQLGPGQQVPDVTLLNMKGESVSLSQFHGKKLVLFNWASW; encoded by the coding sequence ATGGTGGTAGTAGCATTGTTGGCGTCGATTGCAGTCGGTCAAGCGCAACTCGGTCCTGGACAGCAGGTTCCAGACGTGACCCTCTTGAACATGAAGGGAGAGTCAGTGTCGCTCTCCCAGTTCCACGGCAAGAAGCTCGTCCTGTTCAACTGGGCGTCTTGGTGA